The DNA region CGCATCGGGGCTTCGGCTGGGCGCTTCATCACCAATAATTTCCTCAGCGCCAGAGTGGTGAACCAAAGGCTCGTCCAGGTCGATGCGGTCGGCTGGATCGCACATTGGATCAGCGATGCGCAGAATTCGAGCCGGCTCGCACATTATGTCAGCGGCATGCTGCCGAAGATCCTGGCCTCGCTTCCGGCCGCCCGGCTCAGCGATATTGTCGGCGCGGTCGCCCGCCGCGGGATCGCCGCCATCCCCGCCGCGCCTCTCGCATCAAAGGCGCTATCCATTCTCTGGGCCCAAGGAGAGGCGCAGGCGCTCATCGAGCAAGCCATCGCATACGGCGAAAGCTCGCTGGTCAGCCACAAGGACTTCATCAACCGCAAGGTGGCGCAGCAATCCTCTCGCTGGATCCCAAAATGGGTCGACAACATGATCGCCGAACGGATCATGAGCGGGCTGATCGGCACGCTCGCCGAAATGCGCGATCCCGGTCATCCCTGGCGGCTCGAATTGCGGCAGGCGGTCAGCAAGCTGGTTTCCGACCTCGCGACCGATCCGCAGATGCAGGCCCGCGGCGAAGAATTGAAGGCGGAATTGCTGGCAAACCCGCTATTTCTCGACCAGGTCTCGGCGCTATGGGCGGAGATCGAGACCGGCCTCTATGCCGAGTTACCCGCCCGCGTGGAGGCGATCGCCGCGACATTGGAGGCGGGCTTGCGCGCGCTCGGCAAATGGATGGAGGAGGATAAGGGTCTTCGCTCCAGGCTCAACCGCTGGATCCGTCTCGTGGTGCTGCGCGTCCTGGTGCCGCGCCGCGCGGAAATCGGCGCCTATGTCTCGACTGTCATCCAGAACTGGAATTCGACGACGCTCGTCGATCGGCTCGAGCTGCAGGTCGGCAAGGATCTACAATATATCCGTATCAACGGAACCTTGGTCGGCGGGCTGGTCGGCCTCTTTCTCTTCATCGCATCGAAATGGATAGCGGTGCCCTGAGGGACGGGGCTGCACCGAGGTCACTAAAGTAACCCTCGCAGGCCCTCGAAATTCGACTCTCGTCAGGACCACCGCGCCGCAGTTCCAGTCATTCTATCCGATGCTTTCGCGCCGCGTCTTTTTTGGGTTGACAGATGCGATCGATGGGCGCAGTGCACCGATGTCGGGCGAGCTTCGTGCGTCGTCCGACGATCAACAACCTTCTGAAAGAATTATGGGCAGTAGCAGCTTCGGCTTCTCGACTGCGGCGTGGTCCGCGACTCGGAGGCCGGCACATATCGAAACCGTCCACGGTTTCGGAGATTGCGTGAGAGGCACAGCCAGGGCCTGAGGCTCCTGTCCCTGTCGCTCACTCTCCGGCCGTGGCCAATCGGCAATCGGAGGTGAGCGATGAACAAGATCGCTTTCATCAACTCGAATCGGACGCTGCGCGCGAGGCCAGTACTCGGTAG from Rhizobiales bacterium GAS188 includes:
- a CDS encoding Uncharacterized membrane-anchored protein YjiN, DUF445 family gives rise to the protein MLEMPSSAQVSPVNRDTRLADLKRMRMIATLLLVLMTVVFVVTTLHERDWPWIPYLRAFAEAGMVGACADWFAVVALFRHPFGIPIPHTAIVPNNKARIGASAGRFITNNFLSARVVNQRLVQVDAVGWIAHWISDAQNSSRLAHYVSGMLPKILASLPAARLSDIVGAVARRGIAAIPAAPLASKALSILWAQGEAQALIEQAIAYGESSLVSHKDFINRKVAQQSSRWIPKWVDNMIAERIMSGLIGTLAEMRDPGHPWRLELRQAVSKLVSDLATDPQMQARGEELKAELLANPLFLDQVSALWAEIETGLYAELPARVEAIAATLEAGLRALGKWMEEDKGLRSRLNRWIRLVVLRVLVPRRAEIGAYVSTVIQNWNSTTLVDRLELQVGKDLQYIRINGTLVGGLVGLFLFIASKWIAVP